Proteins co-encoded in one Candidatus Thiodictyon syntrophicum genomic window:
- a CDS encoding ATP-binding protein: MNETVHTETQVQTPAQFIPACLAIRAMRDSGYKNTAYALAELIDNAQQANASLIEVFCLQKREVVEQRERSRIVEIGVLDDGDGMDATTLRMALQFGNGTRLNDRSGIGRFGMGLPNASISQAARLDVWSWQNGPDNALHTFLDVDEVESGVTEYVPEPEHEPVPSDWRDLSAQLGNSGTLVVWSKIDINRLTWKSARSTLLNTERLIGRIYRRFLLDGSLIIRLVAPDVGGGTSFDKEACFDDPLYLTPAAKVPAPFDQTAMFESVFEDPQEIEFGGKKHIVNMRFSVATKKTIDEAGSADRGQTAYGRHARNNIGVSLLRAGRELVLDAGWCIGYDPRERWWDAEVEFDPALDELFGVTNNKQAATHFSELATTEWEQLAEEGENFLDVVNRLKAEGDPRGWLLVLSDSLKRNLKHLRELIKAQASGGRSTRRKRHQEPDDVTNTVNKGWKDRSKETPIEGEDTPKTKEDFVEIKEDLTQNKKYSDEAADELVSLIKDADLRVVFLEAAFPDSYHLFNVEIKGKVTEVTFNRSHPAFDDIFGTINTVDEDITDLTREEVLSRLMRAVNATKIIFAGWARYEREAGMERARALQKVRFEWGQIAAKFLDPDDNLAL; encoded by the coding sequence ATGAATGAGACCGTCCACACCGAGACGCAAGTGCAGACTCCCGCGCAATTCATTCCGGCGTGTCTGGCTATTCGGGCTATGAGAGATTCCGGATACAAGAACACCGCCTATGCTCTCGCGGAACTGATCGATAACGCGCAACAGGCTAACGCATCTCTCATTGAGGTATTCTGCCTGCAAAAGCGAGAGGTCGTAGAACAGCGTGAGAGATCGAGGATCGTCGAGATTGGTGTTCTTGATGACGGCGATGGAATGGATGCAACGACGCTTCGCATGGCACTGCAGTTCGGCAACGGAACGCGACTGAACGACCGATCAGGAATCGGGCGTTTCGGTATGGGGCTTCCTAATGCATCCATCTCGCAAGCGGCTCGCTTGGATGTCTGGAGTTGGCAAAACGGGCCGGACAATGCGCTTCATACATTTTTGGATGTCGATGAGGTTGAGTCTGGCGTTACGGAGTACGTTCCAGAGCCGGAGCACGAGCCCGTTCCCAGTGACTGGAGAGATTTGTCGGCGCAGCTTGGTAATTCAGGAACGCTCGTCGTCTGGTCAAAAATAGACATTAACCGCCTCACATGGAAGAGCGCCCGATCGACTTTGCTAAACACGGAACGTTTGATCGGACGTATTTATCGGCGTTTCCTGCTCGATGGTTCATTGATCATTAGACTCGTTGCTCCAGATGTTGGCGGCGGCACCAGTTTTGACAAGGAAGCCTGTTTTGACGACCCGCTGTATCTAACCCCTGCCGCTAAAGTCCCGGCGCCGTTCGACCAGACGGCGATGTTCGAGTCGGTTTTTGAGGACCCCCAGGAGATTGAGTTTGGCGGCAAGAAGCACATTGTTAATATGCGATTTTCTGTCGCAACAAAGAAGACCATTGACGAAGCCGGGTCGGCGGATCGCGGCCAGACGGCCTATGGTAGGCACGCACGTAACAATATCGGGGTGTCTCTTCTGCGCGCCGGGCGTGAGCTTGTGTTAGACGCAGGGTGGTGCATTGGATACGATCCCCGAGAACGCTGGTGGGATGCGGAAGTGGAGTTCGACCCGGCGCTTGACGAGCTTTTCGGCGTGACAAACAACAAGCAAGCTGCAACCCATTTTTCTGAACTCGCGACGACCGAGTGGGAGCAACTCGCCGAAGAAGGAGAAAATTTTTTGGATGTTGTTAATCGCCTGAAAGCTGAAGGTGATCCACGGGGTTGGTTGCTGGTTCTGAGCGATAGTCTAAAGAGAAACCTCAAGCATCTTCGCGAATTGATTAAGGCCCAAGCATCAGGAGGCCGTTCCACACGGAGAAAGAGACATCAGGAGCCGGACGACGTAACTAACACCGTCAATAAAGGGTGGAAAGATCGATCTAAAGAAACGCCAATCGAAGGCGAAGACACGCCGAAGACAAAAGAAGACTTCGTGGAGATAAAGGAAGACCTTACGCAAAATAAGAAATACTCTGACGAAGCTGCGGATGAGTTGGTGTCTTTAATCAAGGATGCCGACCTTCGGGTGGTTTTTTTGGAGGCTGCGTTCCCTGACTCCTACCACTTGTTTAATGTCGAAATCAAGGGAAAGGTGACAGAGGTCACTTTTAATCGGTCGCACCCCGCGTTCGATGATATTTTTGGCACAATTAACACCGTCGATGAGGACATCACCGACCTTACTCGGGAGGAGGTTCTTAGCAGGCTAATGCGAGCAGTGAATGCGACAAAGATCATTTTCGCTGGGTGGGCACGGTATGAGCGTGAAGCGGGAATGGAACGTGCGCGCGCGTTGCAGAAGGTGCGATTCGAGTGGGGACAGATCGCAGCGAAGTTCCTCGATCCTGACGATAATCTGGCATTATAG
- a CDS encoding phospholipase D family protein, protein MVVDGERLKVLLSRAQREVVLCAPFIKVAVLETLFESIPEDVEVRVYTRWRAAEVAAGVSDLEVFELVNERAGARLFILDALHGKLYTADSECMLGSANLTGPALGWSRKNNIELMVPMAIEAPEVQAFMKRLNEAVPATYTLRKQIEDAAKELVAHPLEEGQAMDEDDVQGRRGQWLPRCAAPEKLYAIFCDENTNAVVKDTLRDGLQDLRDLSLPPGLSAAEFEVEIRNALLSMPSFAQITARIPSRITDGEGRNLVLQCKPHLDGSDAAYLWQIVRGWISVFFASQYEVAAESYVVRLRSSRKSKVDSSE, encoded by the coding sequence ATGGTCGTTGATGGAGAAAGGCTGAAGGTACTGTTGAGCAGAGCGCAGCGTGAGGTTGTGCTCTGCGCACCATTCATTAAAGTGGCGGTACTGGAGACTCTATTTGAGAGCATTCCCGAAGACGTGGAGGTTAGGGTTTACACGCGTTGGCGCGCGGCGGAGGTTGCGGCTGGCGTTAGCGACTTAGAGGTTTTCGAGTTGGTAAACGAGAGAGCCGGAGCAAGATTATTTATCCTTGATGCTTTGCATGGAAAGCTGTATACCGCGGACAGCGAGTGCATGCTAGGATCGGCCAACCTTACCGGGCCGGCGCTTGGATGGAGCCGAAAGAACAATATCGAACTTATGGTGCCAATGGCTATTGAAGCGCCGGAGGTACAAGCGTTCATGAAGCGACTTAATGAGGCGGTTCCTGCGACCTACACTCTAAGAAAGCAGATCGAGGACGCGGCGAAAGAACTTGTCGCACACCCCTTAGAAGAAGGACAGGCAATGGACGAAGATGATGTGCAGGGGCGGCGGGGCCAATGGCTCCCAAGATGCGCGGCGCCCGAGAAGCTCTATGCCATTTTCTGCGACGAAAATACGAATGCTGTGGTTAAAGACACGCTTCGAGACGGCTTGCAGGATTTGCGCGACCTATCATTGCCCCCGGGACTGTCGGCGGCGGAATTTGAAGTTGAAATACGGAATGCGTTGTTGTCGATGCCATCCTTCGCGCAGATCACCGCGCGAATACCAAGTCGGATCACAGATGGGGAGGGACGCAATCTTGTCCTGCAATGCAAGCCGCACCTGGACGGAAGCGACGCGGCATATCTCTGGCAGATCGTGCGCGGGTGGATCAGCGTATTTTTTGCGTCTCAGTATGAAGTTGCGGCGGAGAGCTATGTGGTGCGATTGAGGTCATCGCGTAAGTCGAAGGTAGATTCTTCAGAGTGA
- a CDS encoding STAS-like domain-containing protein, which yields MNTHEHRTHLTLSTQTQGRLAAVRSIAVPVREQAEDALAHGREVVFDFAGIEVTQSFIDELVGALILRQGPAILERVVFKNCSDDTRAIIEFVATDRCDQYLRTRAH from the coding sequence ATGAACACCCATGAACACCGCACCCACCTGACACTGAGCACCCAGACCCAGGGTCGCCTCGCGGCCGTGCGCTCCATCGCCGTACCGGTCCGTGAGCAGGCCGAGGACGCGCTCGCGCATGGGCGTGAGGTAGTCTTTGATTTCGCTGGGATCGAGGTGACCCAGTCTTTCATCGACGAGTTGGTGGGCGCCCTGATCCTGCGCCAAGGCCCCGCGATCCTCGAGCGGGTCGTCTTCAAGAACTGCTCGGACGACACCCGTGCCATCATCGAGTTTGTCGCGACCGATCGCTGCGACCAGTACTTGCGTACCCGTGCGCACTGA
- a CDS encoding 2-hydroxy-3-oxopropionate reductase — protein sequence MPDRIAFIGLGIMGRPMALNLRRAGYDLAVYARRPESMEPLAAAGAMTWRSPAQAAAQAEVIFTMVADTPDVEQVILGPGGVLEGAAPGAVVVDMSTISAAATRVIAGRLEGQGVAMLDAPVSGGESGAIAGTLSIMVGGAVPVFDRVRPLLEVLGRNIVHVGTNGAGQVCKSCNQIVVGATIAGVAEAILLARAAGVDPARVREALLGGFAASRILEVHGQRMIDGNFAPGFKARLHQKDMRIVGEAAAQLGLGLPTAASIAQYLDALVDQGLGELDSAAIYKVLESMNH from the coding sequence ATGCCTGATCGCATCGCCTTCATCGGACTCGGCATCATGGGCCGCCCCATGGCCCTCAACCTGCGGCGCGCCGGGTACGACCTGGCGGTCTATGCCCGCCGCCCGGAGTCCATGGAGCCGCTGGCGGCGGCCGGCGCCATGACCTGGCGCAGCCCCGCGCAGGCCGCCGCCCAGGCCGAGGTGATCTTCACCATGGTGGCCGACACGCCGGACGTGGAGCAGGTGATCCTGGGGCCGGGCGGGGTGCTGGAGGGGGCGGCCCCGGGCGCCGTCGTGGTCGATATGAGCACCATCTCGGCCGCGGCCACCCGGGTGATCGCGGGGCGTCTGGAGGGCCAAGGGGTGGCCATGCTGGACGCACCGGTCTCGGGCGGGGAGTCCGGGGCGATCGCGGGGACCCTCTCGATCATGGTGGGCGGCGCGGTGCCGGTCTTCGACCGGGTGCGCCCGCTGCTGGAGGTCCTGGGGCGCAACATCGTCCATGTGGGCACGAACGGCGCCGGCCAGGTCTGCAAGTCGTGCAACCAGATCGTGGTGGGGGCGACCATCGCCGGGGTGGCGGAGGCGATCCTGCTGGCGCGCGCCGCCGGGGTGGACCCGGCGCGGGTGCGCGAGGCCCTGCTCGGCGGCTTCGCCGCGAGCCGCATCCTGGAGGTCCACGGCCAACGCATGATCGACGGCAACTTTGCCCCCGGCTTCAAGGCGCGCCTGCACCAGAAGGACATGCGGATCGTCGGCGAGGCGGCCGCGCAATTGGGGCTCGGCCTGCCGACCGCCGCGAGCATTGCCCAGTACCTCGATGCCTTGGTCGACCAAGGGCTGGGGGAACTGGATTCAGCGGCGATCTACAAGGTGCTGGAGTCCATGAACCATTGA
- the rpiA gene encoding ribose-5-phosphate isomerase RpiA translates to MNQDEQKKQAAHAALAYVEGGIIGVGTGSTVNHFIDALATIKGRIEGAVSSSEVSSARLKAHGIPVYDLNAVGDLALYVDGADESNRQLQLIKGGGGALTREKIVAGASARFVCIADETKLVELLGRFPLPVEVVPMARSFVARQLVRAGGTPVWREGFVTDNGNLILDVQGLEILEPVSLEQQINNIPGVVTVGIFALRPADVLILGTPQGPKTLMPE, encoded by the coding sequence ATGAACCAGGACGAGCAGAAAAAACAGGCCGCCCACGCGGCCCTGGCCTATGTCGAGGGCGGGATCATCGGCGTGGGCACCGGCTCCACGGTCAATCACTTCATTGACGCGCTCGCGACCATCAAGGGTCGCATCGAGGGCGCCGTGTCCAGTTCAGAGGTGTCCAGCGCCCGCTTGAAGGCCCACGGCATCCCGGTCTACGACCTGAACGCGGTCGGTGACCTCGCACTCTACGTGGACGGGGCGGACGAGTCCAACCGCCAATTGCAGTTGATCAAGGGCGGCGGCGGGGCCCTGACCCGGGAGAAAATCGTCGCGGGGGCGAGCGCTCGCTTCGTCTGCATTGCCGATGAGACCAAGTTGGTGGAGCTGCTCGGCCGCTTTCCCCTGCCGGTAGAGGTCGTCCCCATGGCCCGCAGTTTCGTCGCCCGGCAACTGGTCCGGGCCGGCGGCACCCCGGTGTGGCGCGAGGGCTTCGTCACCGACAACGGCAACCTGATCCTGGACGTCCAGGGCCTGGAGATCCTGGAGCCGGTCAGTCTGGAGCAACAAATCAACAACATCCCTGGCGTGGTCACGGTCGGCATCTTCGCCCTGAGGCCCGCCGATGTCCTGATCCTGGGCACCCCGCAGGGCCCAAAAACGCTGATGCCCGAGTAA
- the ilvA gene encoding threonine ammonia-lyase, biosynthetic: MPDSYIERILKARVYEVAQETPLTLAAALSARLGNQVLLKREDLQPVFSFKLRGAYNKLVSLSPQVRARGVIAASAGNHAQGVALGAARLGVAATIVMPRTTPGIKVRAVRALGGTAVLCGDSYDEAYAHAMGLVAELGLTFVHPFDDPQVIAGQGTIGMEILRQHPEPPHAIFVPVGGGGLIAGIAAYVKWLAPQVRIIGVEPEDAPTLHAALAAGRPVELAQVGLFADGVAVRRIGTETFRVAAQRVDEVILVGTDEICAAIKDIYEDTRGIAEPAGALAVAGLKRYVARTGCRGEHLVAIESGANMNFDRLRHVAERADLGERREALLAVAIPERPGSFLAFCRALGEHQITEFNYRFADPDQAQVFVGVELGGGDAQRARLIGQLRDQGLGVLDMTDNETAKLHVRYMVGGHAPGAGETPGETVVRFEFPERPGALLDLLGGLGKRWNITLFHYRNHGAAYGRVLMGATVPQAERADFRRSLDALGYPHWDETDNPAYRIFAGGLAN; the protein is encoded by the coding sequence ATGCCCGACAGCTACATCGAGCGCATCCTGAAGGCCCGTGTCTACGAGGTTGCCCAGGAGACCCCCCTGACCCTGGCGGCGGCCCTCTCGGCCCGCCTGGGCAATCAGGTCCTGCTCAAGCGCGAGGACCTCCAACCGGTCTTTTCATTCAAGCTGCGCGGCGCCTACAACAAGCTGGTGAGTCTGAGCCCGCAGGTGCGCGCCCGTGGGGTCATCGCGGCCAGCGCAGGCAATCACGCCCAGGGCGTCGCGCTGGGCGCGGCGCGTCTGGGGGTGGCGGCCACCATCGTGATGCCGCGCACCACCCCGGGCATCAAGGTCCGGGCGGTGCGGGCCCTGGGCGGGACCGCGGTGCTGTGCGGCGACTCCTACGACGAGGCCTATGCCCATGCCATGGGACTGGTCGCGGAGTTGGGTCTGACCTTCGTGCACCCCTTCGACGACCCGCAGGTGATCGCCGGTCAGGGGACCATCGGCATGGAGATCCTGCGCCAGCACCCGGAGCCCCCCCATGCCATCTTTGTCCCCGTGGGCGGTGGTGGGCTCATCGCCGGCATCGCCGCCTATGTGAAGTGGCTGGCGCCCCAGGTGCGCATCATCGGCGTGGAGCCGGAGGACGCGCCGACCCTGCACGCGGCCCTGGCGGCGGGGCGGCCGGTGGAACTCGCGCAGGTCGGCCTGTTCGCCGACGGGGTGGCGGTGCGCCGCATCGGCACTGAGACCTTTCGGGTCGCCGCCCAGCGGGTGGACGAGGTGATACTGGTCGGTACCGACGAGATCTGCGCCGCCATCAAGGACATCTACGAAGACACCCGCGGTATCGCCGAACCCGCCGGGGCCCTGGCCGTGGCTGGCCTGAAGCGCTATGTGGCGCGCACCGGCTGCCGCGGTGAACACCTGGTGGCGATCGAGAGCGGTGCCAACATGAACTTCGACCGGCTGCGCCATGTGGCCGAGCGGGCGGATTTGGGTGAGCGGCGCGAGGCCCTGCTGGCGGTCGCGATCCCCGAACGGCCCGGGAGCTTCCTGGCCTTCTGCCGGGCGCTCGGCGAGCACCAGATCACCGAGTTCAACTACCGTTTCGCCGACCCCGATCAGGCCCAGGTCTTCGTGGGGGTGGAACTGGGCGGCGGCGACGCCCAGCGCGCCCGGTTGATCGGGCAACTGCGCGACCAGGGGTTGGGGGTGCTCGATATGACGGACAACGAGACCGCGAAGTTGCATGTGCGCTACATGGTCGGGGGGCACGCCCCGGGGGCGGGCGAGACCCCCGGAGAGACCGTGGTCCGATTCGAGTTTCCGGAGCGCCCCGGGGCCCTGCTGGACCTGCTCGGCGGGCTCGGCAAGCGTTGGAACATCACCCTCTTCCACTACCGCAACCATGGGGCCGCCTATGGCCGGGTACTGATGGGGGCGACGGTCCCGCAGGCAGAGCGCGCCGACTTCCGCCGCTCCCTGGACGCCCTGGGTTACCCCCATTGGGATGAAACCGACAACCCGGCCTATCGCATCTTTGCCGGCGGGCTGGCTAACTAG
- a CDS encoding 5-formyltetrahydrofolate cyclo-ligase, with amino-acid sequence MQSPLAPTTALGTSAVCADPEVPWGRHAPNGCPALRGLRRRLRAARRLLSRNDQRRHAAALTRVLGREPAFRCARRIAAFWPANGELDPRPLLAAAARRGTASTFLPVLRPGRQRRLWFVRYAPGDALTTNRFGIPEPRHGRQGRPPAWALDLILVPLVGFDMDCNRLGMGGGYYDRTLAFLRQRRHWLRPRLIGIAHECQRVTRLVPRPWDVPLDAVATESRIYRRTR; translated from the coding sequence ATGCAATCTCCCCTCGCCCCCACCACGGCACTCGGTACTTCTGCTGTTTGCGCTGACCCTGAGGTGCCGTGGGGACGGCACGCGCCGAACGGGTGCCCGGCGCTCCGCGGCCTGCGTCGCCGACTCCGCGCGGCACGGCGCCTGCTTTCCCGCAACGATCAGCGACGTCACGCGGCGGCACTCACCCGGGTGCTGGGGCGGGAGCCCGCCTTCCGATGCGCCCGCCGGATCGCCGCGTTCTGGCCGGCGAACGGCGAACTGGACCCGCGACCCCTGCTCGCGGCGGCGGCCCGCCGCGGCACTGCAAGCACCTTTCTGCCCGTGTTGCGTCCGGGGCGGCAGCGCCGACTGTGGTTTGTCCGCTACGCACCGGGTGACGCCCTGACTACTAATCGCTTCGGGATACCCGAGCCCCGGCACGGTCGCCAGGGGCGGCCGCCAGCCTGGGCACTCGACCTGATCCTGGTCCCGCTGGTCGGATTCGACATGGACTGCAACCGCCTCGGCATGGGCGGCGGCTACTACGACCGCACCCTGGCCTTCCTGCGGCAGCGCCGACACTGGCTGCGGCCGCGCCTGATCGGCATCGCCCACGAATGCCAGCGCGTCACGCGCCTGGTGCCCCGCCCCTGGGACGTGCCGCTCGACGCCGTGGCGACCGAAAGCCGCATCTATCGGCGCACAAGATAA
- a CDS encoding cell division protein ZapA: protein MTDEPIGVNIKVLDKDYRIACPAAEQEDLIASARLLDGRMREIRQTGRVIGSDRIAVLAALNIANELLQLQKAQGGGETAVTRRLGRLQERIGEALSAQPALDSSAERV, encoded by the coding sequence ATGACCGACGAGCCCATTGGGGTCAATATCAAAGTCCTGGACAAGGACTATCGCATCGCCTGCCCGGCCGCCGAGCAGGAGGACCTGATCGCCTCGGCGCGGCTGCTCGACGGGCGGATGCGCGAGATCCGTCAGACCGGGCGGGTGATCGGCTCGGACCGCATCGCGGTGCTGGCGGCGCTCAATATCGCCAATGAGTTGCTGCAACTGCAAAAGGCGCAGGGCGGCGGGGAGACCGCCGTCACCCGGCGGCTCGGTCGGCTGCAGGAGCGCATCGGCGAGGCCCTGTCCGCGCAACCGGCCCTGGACTCGTCGGCCGAAAGGGTATAG
- a CDS encoding TIGR02449 family protein, whose product MASFDIDQFERGVEHLLHLCQRLQEENASLRARQEALAAERGDLIEKTEQARSRVEAMLSRLRAMEESL is encoded by the coding sequence TTGGCCAGTTTCGACATCGACCAGTTCGAGCGCGGCGTGGAGCATCTGCTGCACCTGTGTCAACGTCTCCAAGAGGAAAACGCCTCCCTGCGCGCCCGCCAGGAGGCCCTGGCGGCCGAGCGCGGCGACCTGATCGAGAAGACCGAGCAGGCACGCAGCCGCGTCGAGGCCATGCTGTCGCGGCTGCGTGCGATGGAGGAGAGTCTATGA
- a CDS encoding UPF0149 family protein: MVCSRAATRRASTAPGAPETTTDIDYDQIGNLLQASPLAPTPSEAQGMLCGLICGGSAAPESAWLDLLLPIPPLNPDGDATLDQEVQPARAVLGALARRTQERIAGPGLDFPLLLPDDSHALAERATALYDWVRGFLFSIGVLGLAERDLSAQAQEVLRDFADITRLDLNQLRQDEENEAALTELTEFVWVAAMLIYEERAAPRPGSR, translated from the coding sequence ATGGTATGCTCAAGAGCCGCAACCAGACGGGCATCGACCGCGCCAGGCGCCCCGGAGACCACCACGGACATCGACTACGATCAGATCGGGAACCTGCTCCAGGCAAGCCCGCTCGCCCCGACCCCGAGCGAGGCCCAGGGGATGCTCTGCGGCCTGATCTGCGGCGGGTCCGCGGCCCCGGAGTCGGCCTGGCTCGACCTGTTGTTGCCGATCCCGCCCCTGAACCCGGACGGGGACGCAACCCTGGACCAGGAGGTGCAGCCGGCACGGGCCGTCCTGGGTGCGCTCGCGCGCCGAACTCAGGAGCGGATTGCAGGTCCCGGGCTCGATTTCCCCCTGTTGCTCCCGGACGACTCCCACGCCCTGGCCGAGCGCGCCACCGCCCTCTACGACTGGGTGCGCGGCTTCCTGTTTTCAATCGGTGTCCTGGGCCTCGCCGAGCGCGACCTGTCCGCTCAGGCACAAGAGGTCTTGCGCGACTTCGCGGACATCACCCGCCTGGATCTCAACCAGTTGCGGCAGGACGAGGAGAACGAGGCGGCCCTGACCGAGCTGACCGAGTTCGTCTGGGTGGCCGCCATGCTGATCTACGAGGAGCGGGCGGCCCCCCGCCCGGGATCGCGATGA
- a CDS encoding aminopeptidase P N-terminal domain-containing protein, translating to MTMAEYGRRRRALLKAIGADGLAILPAAHETIRNRDVHYPFRQASDFTYLTGFPEPEALAVFAPGRKKGEFILFCRPRDPEREQWDGYRAGVEGATATYKADEAHPLSELDALMPGLIDGRARLLFPIGADAAFDARVFGWVNQVRANVRKGALPPETFVTIEALLHEQRLRKGEAEVKLMRRAARISAAGHRGLMRLCRPGRGEAELETEFLRHCAAAGARFQAYPPIVAGGARACVLHYVDNCATLKDGDLVLVDAGCELHGYASDITRTFPVNGRFSPPQRELYELVLAAQLAAIAKARPGNRWIEPHEAALKVLTKGLIRLGILEGKTAKLIKDEAYKPYYMHRTGHWLGMDVHDVGHYKERGEWRRLEPGMVLTVEPGLYMPATEAVPAPYQGIGIRIEDDVLITPDGNEILSAAAPKDPEAIEALMAS from the coding sequence ATGACCATGGCCGAGTATGGACGGCGCCGCCGCGCCCTGCTCAAGGCCATCGGCGCGGATGGGCTCGCCATCCTGCCGGCCGCCCATGAGACGATTCGCAACCGCGACGTCCACTACCCCTTCCGGCAGGCGAGCGACTTCACCTATCTCACCGGGTTCCCGGAACCCGAGGCCCTGGCGGTCTTCGCCCCCGGGCGCAAGAAGGGGGAGTTCATCCTGTTCTGCCGCCCCCGCGACCCGGAGCGCGAGCAGTGGGACGGCTATCGGGCCGGGGTCGAGGGGGCCACGGCGACCTACAAGGCCGACGAGGCGCACCCCTTGAGCGAACTCGACGCCCTCATGCCGGGACTGATCGACGGACGCGCCCGACTCCTGTTCCCCATCGGCGCCGATGCCGCCTTCGACGCCCGCGTCTTCGGTTGGGTCAACCAGGTGCGGGCCAATGTGCGCAAGGGCGCGCTCCCGCCGGAGACCTTCGTCACCATCGAGGCGCTCCTGCACGAGCAGCGCCTGCGCAAGGGCGAGGCCGAGGTCAAGCTCATGCGCCGGGCGGCGCGCATCTCCGCCGCCGGCCATCGCGGGCTGATGCGTCTGTGCCGCCCGGGCCGCGGCGAGGCGGAACTGGAGACCGAGTTCCTGCGCCACTGTGCCGCCGCGGGGGCGCGCTTCCAGGCTTATCCGCCCATCGTCGCCGGCGGGGCCCGCGCCTGCGTCCTACACTACGTCGACAATTGCGCGACCCTCAAGGACGGCGACCTGGTGTTGGTCGACGCGGGCTGCGAATTGCACGGCTACGCCTCGGACATCACCCGCACCTTCCCGGTCAACGGCCGGTTCAGCCCGCCCCAGCGTGAGCTCTACGAACTCGTCCTGGCGGCCCAGCTTGCCGCGATTGCGAAGGCCCGCCCCGGCAACCGCTGGATCGAGCCCCACGAGGCGGCGCTCAAGGTCCTGACCAAGGGCCTGATCCGTCTCGGCATACTCGAAGGCAAGACAGCCAAGCTGATCAAGGACGAGGCCTATAAGCCCTATTACATGCACCGCACCGGTCACTGGCTCGGCATGGACGTGCACGACGTGGGTCACTACAAGGAGCGCGGTGAGTGGCGGCGTCTGGAGCCGGGCATGGTACTGACGGTGGAGCCGGGGCTCTACATGCCGGCCACCGAGGCGGTCCCCGCGCCCTATCAGGGCATCGGCATCCGGATCGAGGACGACGTGCTGATCACGCCGGACGGCAACGAGATCCTCTCCGCCGCGGCGCCCAAGGACCCGGAGGCGATCGAGGCCTTGATGGCCAGCTAG